A single genomic interval of Rosistilla ulvae harbors:
- a CDS encoding aminotransferase class III-fold pyridoxal phosphate-dependent enzyme — protein sequence MNDDNSRLIADRFRNDPRVAQAKALLAETLREYSGSLTEVRSANPQLAEAYAVQLARLTEARGAAPYFPYIASGIGNGPWVELADGSVKLDFIGGIGVHGMGHSHEQMLDAAIDGALEDTVMQGNLQQNRPSIEICERLLAMANCCGSDLGHCLLSTSGAMANENALKIAFHARRPADRIIAFTNCFAGRSLALAALTDRPSYRSGLPETILVDYLPFYDPAKPGESTQAAVDRLQELLARYPGRHAAFWAEPIAGEGGYVAGSPEFFKTLLKPIREAGILTVFDEVQSFGRTTAPLAYQSFDLDRYVDIVTIGKITQVCATLYRKQLQPTAPILSQTFTGASASIATGQRMLDQLASAGCFGVDGRNQRNHDHFVSGLQSLAQRYPGQVQGPYGKGMMIALTPGDGSYETANRWVRELYDAGLICFLCGGNPYRIRFLPPPAITTPLHIDQAIAIIDRMLQTSTSTPAR from the coding sequence ATGAACGACGACAACTCTCGTCTTATCGCCGATCGATTTCGCAACGACCCGCGGGTCGCTCAGGCCAAGGCCTTGTTGGCTGAAACGCTCCGCGAATATTCTGGTTCGCTGACCGAGGTGCGCTCCGCCAATCCACAGCTTGCGGAAGCTTATGCGGTTCAATTGGCGCGGCTGACCGAGGCCCGCGGCGCGGCCCCCTATTTCCCTTACATCGCCAGCGGCATTGGCAACGGTCCGTGGGTCGAATTGGCCGACGGTAGTGTCAAGCTGGATTTCATCGGCGGGATCGGCGTCCATGGGATGGGGCACAGCCACGAACAGATGTTGGACGCGGCGATCGACGGCGCTTTGGAGGACACGGTGATGCAAGGCAACTTGCAACAGAACCGCCCTTCGATCGAAATCTGCGAACGCTTGCTGGCCATGGCGAATTGCTGCGGTTCGGACTTGGGGCACTGCCTGCTGTCGACAAGCGGTGCGATGGCGAACGAGAACGCACTGAAGATCGCTTTTCATGCGCGTCGCCCAGCGGATCGGATCATCGCCTTTACGAACTGTTTCGCGGGGCGATCGCTTGCGTTGGCGGCGTTGACCGACCGACCAAGCTACCGCAGCGGACTTCCGGAAACGATCCTCGTCGACTATTTGCCTTTCTATGATCCGGCGAAACCGGGCGAGAGTACGCAAGCGGCTGTCGATCGATTGCAGGAATTGTTGGCCCGATATCCGGGGCGGCATGCGGCTTTCTGGGCCGAACCGATTGCGGGCGAAGGGGGCTACGTGGCGGGAAGTCCCGAATTTTTCAAGACGCTGTTGAAACCGATCCGGGAAGCGGGAATCCTGACGGTCTTCGACGAAGTGCAATCGTTTGGGCGGACCACCGCGCCGCTGGCCTACCAATCGTTTGATCTGGATCGGTATGTCGATATCGTCACGATTGGCAAGATCACGCAGGTTTGTGCGACGCTTTATCGCAAACAACTGCAGCCGACCGCGCCGATTCTCAGCCAAACCTTCACCGGGGCATCGGCGTCGATCGCGACCGGTCAGCGGATGTTGGACCAATTGGCGTCGGCGGGATGTTTTGGTGTCGACGGCCGAAATCAACGCAACCACGATCATTTTGTCAGTGGCTTGCAGTCCCTTGCCCAGCGGTACCCAGGGCAGGTTCAAGGTCCTTATGGCAAGGGGATGATGATCGCGTTGACGCCCGGCGACGGCAGCTATGAAACAGCCAATCGCTGGGTTCGCGAACTCTACGACGCGGGGCTGATCTGTTTCTTGTGCGGCGGGAATCCCTACCGAATTCGCTTCCTGCCGCCCCCAGCTATTACGACGCCCCTGCACATCGATCAAGCGATCGCGATCATCGATCGGATGTTGCAGACTTCAACCTCGACACCGGCAAGGTAA
- a CDS encoding PDZ domain-containing protein has translation MFRRFKKSAVFFTCPIPLAVMLLFGRADAQQLPAPTQDAPVVIGETPGLPQAVPTQRANALPEPYLLPQQDPQSDAPATASKQRPSLGVVAEERSDRAGLTVLSVRELSPAEQAGVRVGDILTGLNGRQATTIEDVSDALSPLRAGDPVAIEVSRDGKFFELRAAMSDAPPPVSDVVPVGPESEPGEMANGESRGVLGVRVEDAAAPRSGAPALRGARVVSVSAHSPAESIGIRPGDTIVSIDGQVMYGARELTNFMVTARAGQSVEIGYYQDRVLRRKRITLADSGQPMSADAEYGERDIAPGIVIRPGANVGEILQDVGRSIDSFLGPRRAPAMPQPAPLNSFAPRGPAAIPAPQSMAPKPQPTIPTPASKPEPAEEITQSDDASEVVRLRQQVQELLERMQQLEKQVEQAEQPKADADETEAP, from the coding sequence ATGTTCAGGCGATTCAAAAAGTCAGCCGTCTTTTTTACTTGCCCGATCCCGTTGGCTGTGATGTTGTTATTTGGTCGTGCCGACGCACAACAGCTGCCTGCACCGACGCAAGATGCGCCGGTGGTGATCGGTGAAACCCCGGGGCTTCCGCAAGCCGTGCCGACGCAGCGGGCCAACGCGTTGCCGGAACCCTATCTTTTGCCACAACAGGATCCACAATCGGATGCCCCGGCAACGGCTTCCAAGCAGCGACCCTCGCTGGGTGTGGTTGCCGAAGAGCGTTCGGATCGTGCCGGTTTGACGGTCCTTAGCGTCCGTGAACTTTCGCCAGCCGAGCAAGCGGGTGTTCGTGTCGGCGACATCCTGACTGGCCTTAACGGACGACAGGCAACAACGATTGAAGATGTCTCCGACGCGCTCAGCCCGTTGCGGGCTGGGGATCCGGTCGCGATCGAGGTCTCTCGCGACGGCAAGTTCTTTGAGCTGCGAGCAGCGATGTCCGATGCTCCGCCCCCCGTCTCCGATGTCGTGCCGGTGGGGCCCGAATCCGAACCGGGTGAGATGGCAAATGGAGAATCTCGTGGTGTGTTGGGAGTTCGCGTCGAAGACGCCGCCGCACCGCGAAGCGGTGCCCCTGCGCTGCGAGGCGCACGTGTGGTCTCGGTCTCGGCGCATTCGCCAGCCGAATCGATCGGCATTCGTCCAGGAGACACGATCGTTTCGATCGATGGACAGGTGATGTACGGCGCTCGTGAATTGACGAACTTTATGGTTACCGCACGGGCCGGCCAAAGCGTTGAGATCGGTTATTACCAAGACCGCGTGCTTCGCCGTAAACGGATCACCTTGGCTGATTCGGGCCAGCCGATGTCCGCGGACGCCGAGTACGGTGAACGCGACATAGCTCCGGGGATCGTGATTCGACCAGGTGCCAACGTCGGCGAAATTCTGCAAGACGTTGGGCGATCGATCGACAGCTTCTTGGGCCCTCGTCGAGCTCCCGCGATGCCGCAACCGGCTCCGTTGAACTCATTTGCTCCGCGAGGTCCAGCTGCGATTCCGGCACCGCAATCGATGGCCCCCAAGCCGCAACCGACGATCCCAACTCCCGCGTCCAAGCCGGAACCGGCAGAAGAGATTACGCAGTCCGACGACGCCAGTGAAGTGGTGCGGTTGCGTCAGCAAGTTCAGGAATTGCTGGAGCGAATGCAGCAGCTGGAAAAGCAGGTCGAACAAGCGGAGCAACCGAAGGCCGACGCAGACGAAACCGAAGCGCCGTAG
- a CDS encoding arginine N-succinyltransferase, producing MEIVRAATLDDWEPLYDLIGRAGVGLTSLRLTKNQLHERLEWSHFAFTRKSERPGGEPYVFVMEDLASGSLVGTSCIFAKTGGYEPFYTYEIVSEPKSSVELDVSADVQSLHLQRIHDGPTEIGSLFLLPAFRGRGRGRLLSMARFSMIAQRPGRFAKEVIAEMRGVSDATGKSPFWEAIGRHFFHVDFPVADALSTVSKKFIDDLMPQHPIYLDLLPEEVREVIGQVHEQTQPAQAMLASEGFVSRGLVDIFDAGPILHSDRDSIHSVASCRNPRVRAGEVPSDAKRQIVTTSAARFRAVNSQVHWIDEGTVALPEATVRALQLSASDNVWTLG from the coding sequence ATGGAAATTGTACGCGCCGCAACGCTCGACGATTGGGAACCGCTGTACGATTTGATCGGCCGAGCCGGAGTCGGTTTGACGTCGCTGCGGTTGACGAAAAATCAGCTGCACGAACGACTGGAGTGGTCGCACTTTGCCTTCACTCGCAAATCGGAACGTCCCGGCGGCGAACCGTATGTGTTTGTGATGGAAGATCTGGCATCGGGATCGTTGGTTGGAACGTCGTGCATTTTCGCCAAGACCGGCGGCTATGAACCGTTTTACACTTATGAAATCGTCTCGGAACCGAAATCTTCCGTCGAACTCGACGTTAGCGCGGACGTGCAAAGTCTGCATCTGCAGCGGATCCACGACGGTCCGACCGAAATTGGCAGCCTTTTCTTGCTGCCCGCATTCCGCGGTCGGGGACGCGGTCGCTTGCTGTCGATGGCCCGGTTTTCGATGATCGCGCAGCGGCCGGGGCGGTTTGCAAAAGAAGTGATTGCGGAGATGCGTGGTGTTTCGGATGCCACGGGGAAAAGTCCGTTTTGGGAGGCGATTGGACGACATTTCTTTCACGTCGATTTCCCCGTCGCCGATGCGTTGTCGACCGTTTCGAAGAAGTTCATCGATGATCTGATGCCACAGCATCCGATCTACTTGGACCTGTTGCCGGAAGAGGTCCGCGAGGTGATCGGTCAAGTGCACGAACAGACACAGCCGGCTCAAGCGATGCTCGCGAGCGAAGGTTTTGTGTCGCGTGGATTGGTCGATATATTTGATGCCGGCCCTATCCTGCATTCGGATCGCGATTCGATTCACAGTGTTGCCAGTTGTCGCAATCCAAGGGTTCGGGCGGGAGAAGTCCCCAGCGATGCAAAGCGACAGATCGTGACAACATCCGCCGCACGGTTTCGAGCTGTCAACAGCCAGGTGCACTGGATCGATGAAGGGACCGTTGCGCTTCCCGAAGCGACCGTCCGGGCGTTGCAATTGAGCGCTTCGGATAATGTCTGGACGCTTGGTTAA
- a CDS encoding GNAT family N-acetyltransferase: MNELEVRPPRPAESAQIVTLLTAGESEMRRHLITSSVAGALKNPDAKTVGLVAACGDQMRGAVIGSALPGGTGVLVGLRIATEEQDELTPEAAAEVAAPLFQALTAYLHALDVRFIQSTCDTQSPPAELMAVGFQHLADLQYLSVEASALNAQVSPELTFVDATELSEEQIVELVEQTYIDTRDCPSMNQYRIASETLASYRAMPQHDPTAWRIAQHKGEAIGCVLTLPFVDSNALELTYMGVVPSARGNRWGASLVSEAGRIAQQRGLQTVNLGVDQKNDPAQQIYERFGFTSFFGESVWGRRID; this comes from the coding sequence TTGAACGAACTTGAAGTCCGTCCCCCTCGGCCAGCGGAATCAGCCCAAATCGTCACGCTGCTAACTGCTGGCGAATCGGAGATGCGTCGGCACCTGATCACTTCATCCGTCGCCGGCGCTCTAAAAAACCCAGACGCCAAAACGGTAGGCTTGGTCGCCGCTTGCGGTGATCAGATGCGAGGGGCGGTGATAGGGTCGGCTCTCCCAGGGGGCACGGGCGTTCTGGTTGGCCTGCGGATCGCGACCGAAGAACAGGACGAACTGACACCCGAAGCAGCCGCCGAAGTCGCGGCACCGCTGTTCCAGGCACTGACAGCCTATCTGCACGCGCTGGACGTTCGCTTTATCCAATCGACGTGCGACACCCAAAGTCCCCCGGCGGAATTGATGGCCGTCGGGTTCCAACACCTGGCAGACCTTCAATACCTGTCGGTCGAAGCGTCTGCGCTGAACGCCCAAGTGTCGCCCGAACTGACGTTTGTCGACGCAACGGAATTGTCGGAGGAACAGATAGTCGAACTAGTCGAGCAAACCTACATCGACACCCGCGACTGCCCCTCGATGAACCAATATCGCATTGCTAGCGAGACGCTTGCGTCGTACCGGGCGATGCCGCAACACGATCCCACCGCTTGGCGAATCGCTCAGCACAAAGGGGAAGCGATCGGATGCGTGCTGACCTTGCCGTTTGTCGATTCAAACGCACTGGAACTGACCTACATGGGCGTGGTGCCAAGTGCCCGCGGAAATCGTTGGGGGGCTTCGTTGGTGAGCGAAGCGGGGCGGATCGCCCAACAAAGAGGCTTGCAGACGGTCAACCTGGGCGTGGACCAGAAGAATGATCCCGCCCAACAGATCTACGAACGATTCGGCTTCACATCGTTCTTTGGCGAATCGGTCTGGGGCCGCAGGATCGATTGA
- a CDS encoding aminotransferase class V-fold PLP-dependent enzyme encodes MSNQPLSTEYSLQSDPWLWWRSKMPIAQRWAYFDHAAVAPLSEPAQLRMIGFADEAAQTATTLWPFWAKGVESFRSGVAQWLGASTAEIAMIPNTSHGINLVAEGFPWESGDNVVTFAGEFPSNRLPWDNQKSKGVEVRTVESPGGEVSFDAIAEQIDDRTRIVAISWVGYASGFRVDLDALTELVHSRGALLFVDAIQGMGIYPIDVAKTPIDFLAADGHKWMLGPEGAGFAYIRREHLDLLRCTHVGWHSVRNSADFANAQLDLRPEASRFEAGSANMVGLLSLAESASMFWKVIEAHGRDAIANRVLQTTATLVERLQQAGANVLHDWPAANRSSIVVFDVPGVPPAEVRGIGLQQDVVLSCRGGGVRASVHVYNNEQDIDRLIQVVETARTLSST; translated from the coding sequence ATGTCAAACCAACCACTATCCACCGAATATTCGCTGCAGTCCGATCCTTGGCTGTGGTGGCGGTCCAAGATGCCAATCGCACAGCGGTGGGCCTACTTTGATCACGCGGCCGTTGCCCCACTTTCGGAACCGGCTCAATTGCGGATGATCGGGTTCGCCGACGAAGCTGCACAAACAGCCACTACTCTCTGGCCGTTTTGGGCCAAGGGGGTGGAGTCGTTCCGTAGCGGTGTTGCCCAATGGTTGGGCGCATCGACGGCGGAAATCGCGATGATTCCAAACACATCCCATGGAATCAATCTCGTTGCCGAAGGGTTTCCCTGGGAATCCGGAGACAATGTAGTCACCTTTGCCGGCGAATTCCCGTCGAACCGTTTGCCATGGGATAATCAGAAATCCAAAGGAGTCGAAGTTCGCACCGTCGAGTCTCCCGGCGGCGAAGTTTCGTTCGACGCGATCGCCGAACAGATCGATGACCGAACTCGCATCGTGGCGATCAGTTGGGTCGGATATGCATCGGGGTTTCGAGTCGATCTCGATGCGCTGACCGAATTGGTCCACTCCAGAGGTGCGTTGCTGTTTGTCGACGCGATTCAAGGAATGGGAATCTATCCGATCGATGTCGCCAAGACTCCGATCGATTTCCTTGCCGCCGACGGTCACAAATGGATGTTGGGCCCCGAAGGAGCCGGTTTTGCGTATATTCGCCGGGAGCACTTGGATCTGCTGCGCTGCACGCATGTCGGTTGGCACAGCGTCCGCAATTCCGCTGACTTTGCCAACGCGCAGCTCGATCTACGCCCCGAGGCTTCCCGTTTTGAAGCTGGATCGGCGAATATGGTGGGGCTGTTGTCGCTAGCGGAAAGCGCTTCCATGTTTTGGAAAGTCATCGAAGCGCACGGACGCGATGCGATCGCCAATCGGGTCCTTCAGACAACCGCTACGTTGGTCGAGCGTCTGCAGCAAGCTGGCGCAAACGTTCTGCACGATTGGCCCGCAGCCAACCGCAGCAGCATCGTTGTGTTCGACGTCCCGGGGGTCCCCCCAGCGGAGGTCCGTGGGATCGGATTGCAGCAAGACGTTGTACTTAGTTGTCGCGGCGGAGGCGTGCGAGCCAGCGTCCACGTTTACAACAACGAACAGGATATCGATCGATTGATCCAGGTCGTTGAGACCGCTCGGACGCTGTCGTCAACTTAA
- a CDS encoding Lpg1974 family pore-forming outer membrane protein, whose translation MTAQTWDAELTQLFTRGRYSFDLSGGVRWGEIDDQVAPVLTESFNGWGSTVALSASRQLGNGPFSLIGGARGSLLFGDHVVNIVGAPIASSQEVMPVLEMQLGGEYSQELWGTHAFARAAFETQLWELPPTALGLLDQNIGFVGVTFSTGIRF comes from the coding sequence TTGACAGCACAGACTTGGGATGCTGAATTGACCCAGCTATTCACACGTGGCCGCTACTCATTCGATCTGTCCGGTGGTGTCCGTTGGGGCGAAATCGATGATCAAGTGGCCCCCGTGCTCACCGAATCGTTTAACGGTTGGGGATCGACCGTCGCTTTGTCGGCAAGTCGGCAACTTGGTAACGGTCCTTTTTCGCTGATCGGCGGAGCACGCGGATCGCTCCTTTTTGGTGATCATGTCGTCAACATCGTGGGGGCTCCGATTGCCTCATCGCAAGAGGTGATGCCTGTGTTGGAAATGCAATTGGGCGGCGAGTACTCCCAGGAATTGTGGGGAACCCACGCCTTTGCACGGGCTGCTTTTGAAACACAGTTGTGGGAACTTCCTCCAACGGCGCTAGGGCTGCTGGATCAAAACATCGGCTTCGTTGGCGTGACTTTCTCGACAGGCATTCGCTTCTAA
- a CDS encoding DUF2752 domain-containing protein, with product MFAAATVLIVAGGFLLHHFEPNETSWYPKCPLHEMTGLHCPGCGTTRAVWAILHGDVTTAIRMNPLVVLGSPVVLGLIWRERRRGRTGQRTTATLSWTILVVLIGYFIARNVPSPTRSWFAPPSPTTSVKDAPEEN from the coding sequence ATGTTCGCCGCAGCCACAGTGCTGATCGTTGCGGGTGGGTTCCTCCTGCACCACTTTGAACCCAACGAAACGTCTTGGTACCCAAAGTGTCCGCTGCATGAAATGACCGGCCTGCATTGCCCAGGATGCGGCACCACGCGGGCCGTGTGGGCGATCCTGCATGGCGACGTGACGACCGCCATCCGAATGAACCCGTTGGTCGTTCTTGGCAGTCCGGTCGTGCTGGGGCTGATCTGGCGAGAACGTCGACGCGGACGAACCGGCCAACGCACGACGGCCACCCTGTCCTGGACGATTCTCGTCGTGCTGATCGGCTATTTCATCGCCCGCAATGTTCCGTCACCAACTCGCAGTTGGTTCGCCCCACCGAGTCCGACCACATCGGTCAAAGACGCACCCGAAGAAAACTAA
- a CDS encoding peptidylprolyl isomerase, translating to MTTLKTTLLNPTACRGLVFAAVLLCIASPAVAQQAAATPSEVVAVVNGTSLSRNTLGEEALRRHGEDVLESMVNKYLILQACKQHNITITNKDVEDEIERIAGKFGLSVDRYLQMLQQERKIAPAEYRRDIVWPMIALQTLVAKETQVTPEEFNKAFASQYGESVKCRMIMVGKKQVAEQLHARSTADPAQFGQLAKDFSEDEASASVRGMIPPIHRHTSDPKFEEIAFSLKPNEISAPFQIADQWIMLQCVKHLPAMHPPAQQIAAIRQQITDRIRDQKTRVSGTELFQKLQQQAQVVNVLANPELRKQYPGAAALINGQQLTLAQVIAETVKRHGLDVLDGEINRTLLEQQLKRQNLQVTQEELAAEVARAAESYGFITAEGKPDVKKWLANVTEEQGVSEELYMQDSVWPSVALKKMVQAEVNVTDEDLRKGFQANFGERVEVLAIVLSDQKSAQQVWDMARANPTEEFFGQLAEQYSIEPVSQSNLGRVPPIRRHGGQPAVEDEAFRLQPGELSGIVATGERYIIMRCQGRTSPIVAEMDAQVREQLVRDLTEKKTRIAMAEKFDELKSASQIDNYLAGTTQDGRLAAAPAAAAAEAAKR from the coding sequence ATGACGACCCTGAAAACAACATTACTAAACCCAACCGCCTGCCGCGGTTTGGTTTTTGCAGCGGTTTTGCTGTGCATTGCCAGTCCCGCCGTGGCTCAACAGGCCGCAGCGACTCCAAGCGAAGTGGTCGCTGTCGTCAATGGAACGTCGCTCTCGCGGAACACGTTGGGCGAAGAAGCTCTGCGACGCCACGGCGAAGACGTTCTGGAAAGCATGGTCAATAAGTATCTGATCCTGCAGGCATGCAAGCAGCACAATATCACGATCACGAACAAGGATGTCGAAGACGAGATCGAGCGGATTGCCGGGAAGTTCGGCCTGTCGGTCGATCGCTACCTGCAGATGTTGCAGCAGGAACGCAAGATCGCTCCGGCCGAATATCGTCGCGATATCGTTTGGCCAATGATCGCGTTGCAAACCTTGGTCGCTAAAGAGACCCAGGTGACGCCCGAAGAATTCAATAAGGCGTTTGCCAGTCAATACGGCGAATCGGTCAAATGCCGGATGATCATGGTGGGCAAGAAGCAGGTCGCCGAGCAGTTGCACGCTCGATCGACCGCCGATCCGGCTCAGTTTGGCCAACTGGCGAAAGACTTCAGCGAAGACGAAGCGAGTGCCAGCGTGCGAGGTATGATCCCGCCGATCCATCGTCACACCAGCGATCCGAAATTCGAAGAGATCGCGTTTTCGCTGAAGCCCAACGAAATCTCCGCTCCTTTCCAGATCGCCGATCAATGGATCATGCTGCAATGCGTGAAGCACTTGCCAGCGATGCATCCACCAGCTCAGCAGATCGCAGCGATTCGTCAACAGATCACCGATCGAATCCGCGACCAAAAGACTCGCGTTTCGGGAACCGAGCTGTTTCAAAAGCTGCAACAACAGGCGCAGGTCGTCAACGTTTTGGCAAACCCCGAATTGCGTAAGCAATATCCTGGGGCGGCTGCTTTGATCAATGGCCAACAACTGACGTTGGCTCAAGTGATCGCCGAAACGGTGAAGCGACACGGTCTGGATGTTCTCGACGGCGAAATCAATCGAACGTTGTTGGAACAACAGCTTAAACGCCAGAACCTGCAGGTCACGCAAGAAGAATTGGCTGCCGAAGTCGCCCGCGCCGCCGAGTCCTACGGCTTCATCACCGCCGAAGGAAAGCCCGACGTGAAAAAGTGGTTGGCCAATGTGACCGAGGAACAAGGCGTTAGCGAAGAATTGTACATGCAAGACTCGGTGTGGCCCTCGGTTGCACTGAAGAAGATGGTGCAAGCCGAAGTGAACGTCACCGACGAAGACCTTCGCAAGGGGTTCCAAGCAAACTTCGGCGAACGCGTTGAGGTCTTGGCGATCGTGTTGTCGGATCAGAAGAGTGCCCAGCAGGTTTGGGATATGGCTCGTGCCAACCCAACCGAAGAGTTCTTTGGCCAATTGGCCGAACAGTATTCGATCGAACCGGTTTCGCAAAGCAACCTCGGACGCGTGCCTCCAATTCGTCGTCATGGTGGCCAACCGGCTGTCGAAGACGAAGCTTTCCGGCTGCAGCCAGGTGAGCTCAGCGGGATCGTCGCAACCGGCGAACGTTACATCATCATGCGATGCCAGGGGCGAACGAGCCCGATCGTTGCCGAGATGGACGCTCAAGTTCGCGAACAATTGGTCCGCGACCTGACCGAAAAGAAGACTCGGATCGCGATGGCCGAAAAGTTCGACGAATTGAAAAGTGCCAGCCAGATCGACAACTACTTGGCAGGCACGACACAAGACGGTCGCTTGGCCGCAGCTCCTGCTGCCGCGGCGGCAGAGGCTGCGAAGCGCTAA
- a CDS encoding glycosyltransferase, whose translation MANELLFDEHTPQATIATPHLDLSKQPAHHNPGRRGQRVLRVLHVVNGEHFSGAERVQTHLARCLPEFGVSVDFACLTPDRFPKHFDVETSQLFDMKMRNRWDIAAARRVAKLARDGNYQLLHAHTPRSAMIAAYASRQARRPWVYHVHSPAAADSTRPIQNRINAMTERFCLFSVSHQIAVSNSLREHTIGCGFDAANVSTVHNGVPTIRPPRTEFPQVGGVWTLGIVALHRPRKGLETLLDAQRIVRDAGYDVRLRCVGPFETPAYEASIRSRIDELQLGPDVEFTGFVDDIPAALAQLDAMVLPSLFGEGLPMVVLEAMAAAVPVIATRVEGTPEAIRHDHEGLLAAPNDPADLAAQITRLVSGEVSWHELAESASERHAAEFSDMAMARGVADVYNKVVDR comes from the coding sequence GTGGCCAACGAATTGTTGTTCGACGAACACACACCCCAGGCGACGATCGCCACTCCGCACCTCGATCTTTCCAAGCAGCCCGCGCACCACAATCCGGGGCGCCGCGGTCAGCGGGTATTGCGCGTGTTGCACGTTGTCAACGGTGAACATTTCTCGGGAGCCGAACGCGTTCAAACCCATTTGGCACGCTGTCTGCCGGAATTTGGAGTCAGTGTCGATTTCGCCTGCCTGACCCCCGATCGTTTCCCCAAGCACTTCGACGTGGAAACGAGCCAGTTGTTCGACATGAAGATGCGAAACCGCTGGGACATCGCTGCGGCGCGGCGAGTTGCCAAACTGGCTCGCGATGGCAATTACCAGCTGTTGCATGCCCATACGCCACGTTCGGCGATGATCGCGGCGTACGCATCGCGGCAAGCGCGGCGACCTTGGGTATACCACGTTCACAGCCCCGCCGCCGCCGATTCGACCCGTCCGATTCAGAACCGCATCAACGCGATGACCGAGCGTTTCTGCCTGTTTTCGGTCTCGCATCAGATCGCAGTCTCGAACAGCTTGCGGGAGCACACGATCGGGTGCGGATTTGATGCTGCAAACGTTTCGACAGTTCATAACGGGGTACCGACGATTCGTCCTCCACGCACGGAATTCCCGCAAGTTGGTGGCGTCTGGACGCTTGGCATCGTCGCCCTGCATCGCCCTCGCAAGGGACTTGAGACCTTGCTCGACGCCCAACGTATTGTCCGCGATGCCGGATATGACGTCCGCCTGCGATGCGTCGGCCCTTTCGAAACCCCCGCCTACGAAGCGAGCATTCGTTCGCGGATCGATGAATTGCAACTGGGCCCCGACGTCGAATTCACCGGATTTGTCGACGACATTCCCGCTGCCTTGGCCCAGTTGGACGCGATGGTTTTACCGAGCCTGTTTGGCGAAGGACTGCCGATGGTCGTCCTCGAAGCAATGGCTGCGGCAGTGCCGGTGATCGCCACCCGCGTCGAGGGAACTCCCGAGGCGATCCGACACGATCACGAAGGGCTGCTGGCCGCTCCGAACGATCCCGCAGATTTGGCGGCACAGATCACGCGGTTGGTCAGCGGCGAGGTTTCCTGGCATGAATTGGCCGAATCCGCATCGGAACGCCACGCCGCTGAATTCTCCGATATGGCGATGGCCCGCGGCGTTGCCGATGTCTACAACAAAGTTGTCGATCGTTAG
- a CDS encoding redox-sensing transcriptional repressor Rex: MAAEPTEPNSQPDFPPGSAINPAIPPATVARLILYARELGRLRREGESHVSSKLLGQLLSVSDAVVRRDVSHLGSMGQRGVGYEIVPLIRQIRQTMGTNLSWKVALIGAGSLGHALLRYRGFDEQGFQLVAAFDTDPAICSRSIGGVPILPLDQLETTIATEGVTLAILAVPVDAADAVAKRLAASGVAGILNFAPRTLQKFPGVCVVNVDLASELQQLSFAVVSQK, translated from the coding sequence ATGGCCGCAGAACCTACCGAACCCAACAGCCAGCCGGATTTCCCACCCGGCAGTGCTATCAATCCCGCCATTCCCCCAGCGACTGTCGCCCGTTTGATTCTTTATGCACGCGAACTGGGACGCTTGCGCCGCGAGGGAGAATCGCACGTCAGCAGCAAGTTGTTGGGGCAGTTGTTGTCGGTCAGCGACGCTGTCGTCCGCCGCGATGTGAGCCATCTGGGATCGATGGGGCAGCGCGGCGTGGGATACGAAATCGTGCCGCTGATTCGACAAATCCGTCAGACGATGGGGACCAACCTCTCTTGGAAGGTTGCTCTCATCGGTGCGGGCAGCCTCGGGCACGCGTTGCTGCGCTATCGCGGCTTCGACGAGCAAGGCTTTCAATTGGTCGCCGCCTTCGATACCGACCCCGCGATCTGCAGCCGCAGCATCGGAGGGGTTCCGATCCTACCACTGGATCAACTTGAAACGACCATCGCGACCGAAGGTGTTACGCTGGCCATCCTGGCGGTACCGGTCGATGCCGCAGATGCCGTGGCGAAACGCCTGGCCGCGTCGGGAGTCGCGGGCATATTGAACTTTGCCCCTCGGACGCTGCAGAAATTCCCCGGCGTTTGCGTTGTGAACGTCGATCTGGCGAGCGAATTGCAGCAGCTTTCGTTTGCTGTTGTCAGCCAAAAGTAA